In the Sulfurivermis fontis genome, CTGTCTTACCGAACAACGCGGGGTGTGGATAACTTTCCGCTTCGGGTATAGACTGCCCCTCTTTTCCGTACTCCACCCAGAGAATACTTCGTGGCCGAATCCCTGTGGCAGCACTGTCTTGAGCGTCTGGAAGACGAGCTGCCTGCGCAACAGTTCAATACCTGGATCCGACCGCTGCATGCGGAACGGGACGGGGATACGCTGCGTCTGCTGGCACCCAACCGTTTCGTGCTCGACTGGGTGAAGGATCGCTACAGCGAGCAGATCATCGCATACGCACGCCAGGCAAGCGGCAATAACGCCTTGCAGTTGGTGCTGGAAATCGGCAGCCGCAGAAAGTCCGAATCCGGCCAGTCGTCACAGCCGACGACGGCAACACCCGCCAGCCGGGTGGCAGAACCTGCGGCGCGCAGCGGAACCGGCTCCCGACGCAACAATCTGAACAGCAGTTTCACCTTCGACAATTTCGTCGAGGGCAAGTCCAACCAGCTGGCGCGGGCTGCCTCGGTACAGGTCGCCCTGAACCCTGGAGTAGCCTATAACCCGTTGTTTTTGTACGGTGGTGTCGGTCTGGGCAAGACCCATCTGATGCATGCGATCGGCAACATGATCCTACAACAGAAACCGGGTGCCAATGTAGTCTACCTGCATTCCGAACGGTTTGTAGCCGATATGGTCAAGGCGCTGCAACACAACGCCATCAACGAGTTCAAACGTCACTACCGATCGGTCGATGCCCTGCTCATTGACGATATCCAGTTTTTCGCCGGCAAGGAGCGGTCCCAGGAAGAGTTTTTCCATACCTTCAATGCCCTGCTCGAAGGCCAGCAACAGGTCATCCTGACCTGCGATCGCTATCCCAAGGAGGTCGAGGGGCTGGAAGAGCGCCTCAAGTCGCGCTTCGGTTGGGGTCTGACTGTGGCCATCGAGCCGCCGGAACTGGAAACACGCGTCGCCATATTGATGAGCAAGGCCCAGCAGATAGGCGCCGCCCTGCCGCCGGAAGTAGCGTTTTTGATCGCCAAGCGGATCCGCTCCAACATCCGTGAGCTGGAAGGCGCACTGCGCCGTGTCATTGCCAATGCCCATTTCACCGCACGGCCCATCACTCTGGATTTTGCCAAGGAGGCCTTGAGCGACCTCCTCGCACTGCAGGAAAAACTGGTCACTATCGAAAACATTCAAAAGACGGTGGCTGAATATTATAAGATTCGTGTAGCGGATCTCCTTTCCAAGCGGCGCAGCCGCTCCGTGGCACGACCCCGGCAAGTGGCGATGGCGCTGGCAAAGGAACTGACCAGTCACAGCCTGCCGGAGATCGGCGATGCTTTCGGCGGTCGGGATCATACGACCGTGATACACGCTTGCCGCAAGATCCAGGAGCTGCGTGAAACAGAACCACGTATAGGGGAAGACTACGCCAATTTGTTGAGAAGCCTGTCGACTTGATGGGGGGAAGCTGTGGATAGATTTTCTCGATTTCAATCTGTGGATAAATACTCGATTAATCCACAGCTAATACAAAGTTGCACACGGCTTGATGGTATGTATTTTATCTCAACAACAAATTGATTTTAAAATACTTTTTGTGTTTATCCACAAGATTTTCCGCTGTAATTGCTGTTACAAGAGCTTTAAATATTCAAAACCAATAAATAAATGATGGGACAAAGGACATGAAATTCACCATCTCACGCGAAGCGTTGCTCAAGCCCTTGCAGGTTATCGGTGGAGTCGTCGAAAAGCGGCAGACATTGCCCATCCTGGCCAATGTATTGGTACAGGTCGATAAAGGTAAACTCACCCTGACCGGCACCGATTTGGAAGTAGAGCTGACTGCCACGGCTGAAGTCGAGAAAGGTGGCAGTGATGGTGAGATTACCATGCCGGCTCGCAAATTCAGCGATATTTGTCGTGCCCTGCCCGATCAGGCCGTCATAGAAGTCTCCGTTGAAAACGACAAGGCACAGATTCGATCCGGCAAGAGCCGATTCACGTTGAGCACCCTCCCTGCAACAGAATATCCGGCAGCGGAAGCTGTGGCGGGTTCCTTTCGTTTGGCCGTCTCCCAAGAGGTACTCAAGGGCTTGTTGGAACAAACACATTTCTGTATGGCCAATCAGGATGTGCGCTATTACCTCAACGGCATGTTGCTGGAGATCAAAGGTGGACAATTGCGTACGGTTGCCACCGACGGGCATCGTTTGGCCATCAGCGAAGTCGCTTGCCCTGAAGCGGCTGGTGAGGAACGTCAGGTAATCATCCCGCGTAAAGGCGTGATGGAACTCAGCCGTCTGCTCGGCGAGGGCGAAACGCAATGTGAGCTGACGCTAGGCAGTAACCATATTCGTGTAGCGTTGGGAAATGTAGTGATGACCTCCAAGCTGATCGACGGTCGTTTTCCTGACTATGAGCGCGTGGTCCCGAAGGCGGGGGAACGTGTCGTCAGCGCAGATCGCCATCTTTTGCGCCAGGCCTTGCAACGCACTTCGATACTCTCCAACGAAAAATATCGTGGTATCCGGTTGCAGTTTGAGCAGGACCTGCTGAAGGCAACGGTCAACAATCCTGAACAGGAGGAGGCGGAGGAAGAGGTTGAAGTCAGCTACAGTGGTACGGAATTCGAGATAGGTTTCAATGTTTCCTATCTACTGGATGCACTGAATGTGGTAAAGCAGGATCAGGTGGTGCTGAATATGACCGATGCCAACAGCAGTTGCCTGATATATGGACAGGGCGATCAATCATCACGCTATGTGGTCATGCCCATGCGTCTCTAATCCTTCCAAGGCAACGCCACTTTACCCATGGCGCTAATACATTTCGAGGTCAGGGGGCTACGCAACCTGACCACTGCTTCTTTTTCCCCCTCCCCTTCTATCACTTTACTGTTCGGTCCCAATGGCAGTGGCAAGACCACTGTGCTCGAGGGTGTGTATCTTCTTGGCATGGCACGATCCTTTCGTACTCAGCAGACACGTAAACTCATCCAATATGGAATGACTGTCGCGACCGTGTTTGGCCGGGTGGATACGGGCCATGCACAGTATGGACTGGGTGTACAAAAACAGAACGGCGATGTGACCCTGATACGTGTCAACGGAGAACGTCAGGAAACGGCCTCTGTACTGGCCGGCCTACTGCCGCTGCAACTCATTACACCGGAATCGCATACCCTGCTGAAAGGTGAACCCCGGGAGCGACGGTCCTATATGGACTGGGGATTGTTCCACGTGGAACATGAATTCCTCGACTTGTGGAAGCGTTATCGTCGTTATCTTGAGCAACGCAATGCTGCATTACGTGGTCGGGTGCATGCTGGTGAAATGTCACACTGGGAGCAGGGTTTGGCCGATTGTGGAGAGGCTTTGGCTGCGATGCGTGAACGCTATATACAAGAGATTTCACCACTATTCGCAAAAATATTCACTGTACTGCTCGAAGAGGAAGCTCCACGACTCATTTACCGCCGCGGGTGGCCAAAGGATCACGCATTGATCGAGGTGCTGGAGCGCAATCGTGCCAGTGAGAGGGTAAGCGGATATACGATGGCTGGCCCGCATCGGGCTGATCTCCGTCTGGTGACTGCCGAGGGACTCGATGCGGCCGACAGTTTTTCGCGTGGACAACAGAAACTGGCGGTTTGCGCGCTGCGTCTGGCGCAAATGCAGTATCTGCAGAATGTCGCTGGTCGGCGTTGTACACTCTTACTCGATGATTTACCGGCAGAGTTGGATCAAAGGCGACGGCATCTCTTGATGCAGTCTGTGGCCAGTTCCGGTGCGCAATGCCTGGTGACGGCAACGGACCGTAATCTGTTGGACCTGTCACCTTGGAACGAGGCCGCAGTGTTCCACGTGGAACATGGTGTAGTGACGGAAGTGGTATAATGCGCGCCTTACAAGGGAGTTGATGAATGAGCGAAAAAACCTACGATTCCTCCAATATCAAGGTCCTCAAAGGACTAGATGCCGTACGTAAACGGCCCGGTATGTATATCGGTGACACCGACGACGGCACAGGCCTGCACCATATGGTATTCGAGGTGGTAGACAACTCCATCGACGAAGCCTTGGCGGGTTATTGCACGCAAATCGATGTCATCCTGCACAGCGATGGTTCCGTGACGGTGCGGGACAACGGTCGCGGCATCCCGGTGGATATACATCCCGAGGAAGGTCGTTCCGCCGCCGAGGTCATCATGACCATCCTGCATGCAGGTGGTAAGTTCGATGACAACTCCTACAAGGTATCCGGTGGTCTGCACGGTGTCGGTGTGTCGGTTGTAAATGCCCTGTCGGAAACCCTGAAACTGACCATCCGCCGTGACGGCAAGCTGTATCAGCAGGAATACCGTATGGGCGATCCGGTGGCGCCCCTCGCTGTAGTGGGTGAAGCCGCAGGTACCGGAACCGAGATACGCTTCAAGCCCTCCCCACTCATCTTCACACAGACCGATTTTCACTACGACATTCTGGCCAAGCGTCTGCGCGAACTGTCTTTCCTCAACTCCGGTGTACGTATCCACCTGGTGGATGAGGCCAGCGCCAAGGAGGACACCTTCGAGTACCAGGGCGGAATTCGTGCTTTCGTCGAACACCTGAACCGTAACAAGACCCCGTTACACAATGCCGTTTTCTATTTCAGCGGCGAGCGCGACAACGTCGGTGTCGAAGTGGCGATACAGTGGAATGACTCCTATCAGGAAAATATCTATTGTTTCACCAACAATATCCCCCAGCGCGATGGCGGCACTCACCTTGCCGGCCTACGCAGCGCACTGACGCGCATGTTGAATCAATATATCGAGGAGGAAGGCTTGGCCAAGAAGGCCAAGGTTTCTACCAGTGGTGACGATGCCCGTGAAGGCATTACCGCCGTGCTGTCCATCAAGGTGCGAGACCCCAAGTTTTCATCGCA is a window encoding:
- the dnaA gene encoding chromosomal replication initiator protein DnaA, with the protein product MAESLWQHCLERLEDELPAQQFNTWIRPLHAERDGDTLRLLAPNRFVLDWVKDRYSEQIIAYARQASGNNALQLVLEIGSRRKSESGQSSQPTTATPASRVAEPAARSGTGSRRNNLNSSFTFDNFVEGKSNQLARAASVQVALNPGVAYNPLFLYGGVGLGKTHLMHAIGNMILQQKPGANVVYLHSERFVADMVKALQHNAINEFKRHYRSVDALLIDDIQFFAGKERSQEEFFHTFNALLEGQQQVILTCDRYPKEVEGLEERLKSRFGWGLTVAIEPPELETRVAILMSKAQQIGAALPPEVAFLIAKRIRSNIRELEGALRRVIANAHFTARPITLDFAKEALSDLLALQEKLVTIENIQKTVAEYYKIRVADLLSKRRSRSVARPRQVAMALAKELTSHSLPEIGDAFGGRDHTTVIHACRKIQELRETEPRIGEDYANLLRSLST
- the recF gene encoding DNA replication/repair protein RecF (All proteins in this family for which functions are known are DNA-binding proteins that assist the filamentation of RecA onto DNA for the initiation of recombination or recombinational repair.) → MALIHFEVRGLRNLTTASFSPSPSITLLFGPNGSGKTTVLEGVYLLGMARSFRTQQTRKLIQYGMTVATVFGRVDTGHAQYGLGVQKQNGDVTLIRVNGERQETASVLAGLLPLQLITPESHTLLKGEPRERRSYMDWGLFHVEHEFLDLWKRYRRYLEQRNAALRGRVHAGEMSHWEQGLADCGEALAAMRERYIQEISPLFAKIFTVLLEEEAPRLIYRRGWPKDHALIEVLERNRASERVSGYTMAGPHRADLRLVTAEGLDAADSFSRGQQKLAVCALRLAQMQYLQNVAGRRCTLLLDDLPAELDQRRRHLLMQSVASSGAQCLVTATDRNLLDLSPWNEAAVFHVEHGVVTEVV
- the dnaN gene encoding DNA polymerase III subunit beta, with the protein product MKFTISREALLKPLQVIGGVVEKRQTLPILANVLVQVDKGKLTLTGTDLEVELTATAEVEKGGSDGEITMPARKFSDICRALPDQAVIEVSVENDKAQIRSGKSRFTLSTLPATEYPAAEAVAGSFRLAVSQEVLKGLLEQTHFCMANQDVRYYLNGMLLEIKGGQLRTVATDGHRLAISEVACPEAAGEERQVIIPRKGVMELSRLLGEGETQCELTLGSNHIRVALGNVVMTSKLIDGRFPDYERVVPKAGERVVSADRHLLRQALQRTSILSNEKYRGIRLQFEQDLLKATVNNPEQEEAEEEVEVSYSGTEFEIGFNVSYLLDALNVVKQDQVVLNMTDANSSCLIYGQGDQSSRYVVMPMRL